From the genome of Salvia splendens isolate huo1 chromosome 7, SspV2, whole genome shotgun sequence:
actttgattccctaatgcaaatgagcaattgggatacgtaggcacctcaacttaaattaaaaatttaagttgagctcaagtcctttttcttttatttctttttttttcccattaattcctactttaaaaatatgcaaatacaattacataattgtatttgtatatactctagtcgatgaagtatatttctctatacggctaaatgagggaaacttttgacaattctactataattgttgattgttagacgaaactcaacatttaaagttgaattgctaaaggtgtccttaatttagttatgtagaaagatcttcttcgccggttaagagtatatatataatacacttatacgtttaagaacttcaacgtcgtttcttgtcatttgtaattagttcttcactagtagtctcatttgtatttaaattttgtttaagaattcaagaccgccatatgttttcaatttgtaattgttgtaacttgtaacgtgtaatttgtaaacatgcaatttcaataaaattgcaactttagacgtatttttttcaattttatttactcacattgcatacaaaagcaaacttgaaaagtgtaatgtaatttgattaaaattgaaaagttgaaaaatgcaaaaaaaaaaaaaaaaaatcgtcaacccgccggttcgggcccggaaccggcggttcgagccgaaaaccggcggttttgaaccggcgcgtaacccgccggttttttgaacctgaaccggaaccgccgggagctaggcgggccggttcaggttcgcgGATTTTCCGACCCTTgacccgccggttcgggcccggaaccggcgggttccGACCCTTGTGCAAGCCTAGCTAACAGTATGTTTCTGCTCACATAGTAGAGAGACAATATCTTGTGTGTTATCAATATCATCCTTTGCCACAAAATAATACACATACTTATGctacaaaaatataaactacaGTACTTCATTTTTACACTATTTTACCACATGTTAAGTTTTCATGTAGTAgtaattgtttattttgtttcatttttcccTGCGGTAGCTGGGGTTTTGGGCATAATATATGATGATCTCTTTTTGGCACTTTCACATGTGAAAATATTTTCGATAGGTAGATTATGATCATCAAATTCTGGATTTAATACAATTAGTTTCTAAATAAGTGCGAAACTAATTTGTAGAATTAGAAAAACTTATTTGAACTATAAGCCTCCCTGTATAGTATCCTTCCGTCGAGAtatccaattttcatttttagtttgtatCAACTACTGATCTAAGAGGTCATCTCTATCTtcattaaaaaatttcaattattttgcTTGTTCATTTTAATATAGGAGTACTAAATAATTTTACCTAAAATTCCATATCATTTAAGTATGTTGCTTTCTTGTGGAGTATGAGACGAAGAGGGTagtaaatactccatccatcccacaataattgtcactcttattgtgggggcgagttttaagaaatgtaaataaaagttggttggaaaagttagtggaacatgtgatccattttttatattggttttataataaaatgtgagtgaagtgaattAGTGGAACATGTGATCCTACTTACCATTCatggtaaaaataaagtgtgacaattattgtgggacggactgaGATGGAAAAGAATGACAATTATTATGTGACGGAGGGAATACACTAAAAAGACAATGCTTTAATAAATCAAACaatcaaatcaaaactatatgcTTTTAAATATAATAGCTTTAAGTGGAAAAGGGAATGTAGACAAAGGGGATGACAAAGACTTCTAACACAGTAAAATACACTCCACATTAAATATGAATCTTGTGAGTTGTCACTATATATCATTATACCGTTATATATATTGCCATTTTAGAATAAACTCCaaaatctattttattaatcCGTGATATAATCATTTTGCTACTTCGCTCATTAACCCGTAAATCCGTAATcctatttatttttctattctaAATAAATGAACCGCTCATTCTACTAAATTATTATTACCACAATcattttcattataaaaaaaagatgatattccattaacataattttttcaaatttctttaaacatttacaaaatcaaaatGAGAATATATATTGCAAAAACAATAAATAGGAATATTCATTTGATTGGGTTAGAAGTCCATAATCCATATGGTATGGGGCCGGTGTATTAATTATTATGGGAGAGTTAGGAAAGCTCCATCAATTTATGCGATCAGTTAATTCCTACCATAATTCCCCAATTAAGCAAAAAACTTCTTCATCAACACATAAACACAAATCTACTAAACATCATTATTATATCCCTCATTGTGCAATAAATAACTAAATCTTGATTAAGGTTAGTTGCGTAACGTCTCTCCAAAGCTTCACTAAACCCCAAACCCACCCCCGTGAATGTACCGAAAAAAACTCAGTGCCCCAAATCACACCTCCCACACCAACTTACTCACTCTCTCACCTCCAATCggaaaacacatacacacacactctctctctctctctctataacTTCCTTTTGCTGGAGAATCAGAGCTTTTTGTTTCTCAGATTTATATATCTAGCTCAGTTTGGTTTCGATTGAGCAATTTTAACTTCCTACGTAGTGATCTTGCTTAAAATGTGGCATCCCATTATGTTTTCTTGAGGTGCATTTGGCCTTTGTGATCTTGCTTGATATAAAAAATGGCTTATGAAAGCTTGGATTTTTCAGCGAAATTCACAATGTGATAGGTGAATTGTGTGCATGCGGTCTTGATTGTGATGATGGTGGCCGCCGTTCACGGAGACCGACAAAGCCCCAAAACACAGGAAGAACATTCTAGAAGGCCCCCATTGCTGCCGTCGGAGAAAGATAACAGTAATGGAGTTACAAATAATCAGAGAAAGCCGAAATCGAGAATTGTTTCTTCTAGGTACATGTCCCCTTCTTCTTCGACTTCTACATCAAATTCGTCCTCGGTTTCCtcgtcttcttcctcttctcggAGGTGCCCTTCCCCTTTAATTTCGAGAAATTCGAAGCCGGTTTCGAACGGGCCTTCTGCGAGCCCTAAGAGGTCTGTTTCCGTCGACCGCCGACGGCCGGCGGCGGCCAGAACTGTAGTATCCGATCTCGAATCGAAGAATGGAAATGCTGCTGAAGTGTCAGCTGCCGCGAAGCTTCTCGTGACTTCTACCCGGAGTTTGTCGGTTTCGTTTCAGGGAGAAGCCTTTTCTCTGCCTATTAGTAAGACCAAGgcgccgccgccgtcgcctAATGTGAGGAAAGGGACGCCGGAGAGGAGATCGTTGAGAGGGGGAGGAGATCAGGTGGAGAATTCTAAGCCATCTGATCACAACCGTTGGCCTGCCAGGAATCGGGTGGTTAATCCGTTGTCCCGGAGTTTGGATTGTCGTGGCAACGGAGGTGATCGGAGTAAGGTTGTGGGATCTGCAAATGGAATCCGAACTCTGCAGCAGTTGATGAATGATGAGAGGAGGCCTTCACTTGATGGAAGGTTGAGTCTCGATTTGGGGGATTCTGACCTAATTAAGGCAGCTCCTGATGGGAATTCAGTTAACAATGAACTCTCATTGCCTTGTGATCTCACTGCATCTGATTCAGACAGTGTGTCTTCAGATAGTACTTCTGGAGTTCAAGAATTTGGTGTGGCTGTGAATGGCCGAAATGGGCCTCGCAGGATTGCTGTTTCGGCTAGATTTTGGCAAGAAACGAATAGCCGCTTGAGAAGGCTTCAGGATCCAGGCTCACCTCTATCAATGAGTCCTACCTCTAAAGTGATGATGCCACCAAATTTGAAAAGGAGTTCGAGCGATGGCCATGGTCTGTTGATGTCGCCCCCTGCTCGTGGTGGTATTAGACCTGCCTCGCCTAGCAAGCTTATGACGCCTGTTGGATCATCTCCATCACGGGGCCATAGTCCATCTCGGATAAGAAATGCTGTTAGCACCATTAATAACAATTTCAACGAGACACCTTCAGTCCTTAGTTTTGCTGTTGATGTTCGGAGGGCTAAAGTTGGGGAGAGCCGGATTTTTGATGCGCACTTAGTGAGACTGTTGTACAACCGGAACCTGCAGTGGCGCTTTGTGAATGCAAGAACTGAGGCAGTTATGTTGGTGCAGAAACAGAGTGCAGAGGTGAGTGAGCATGTTTTGTAGTTACTTATTGTTTGAGTATACGAATTTGATATCTCGGTGTTATGGTGGATGCTGCGCCTCTTTTCTGTTTCATTCtgagttttattttatattcacCTTGAGAATATTACCAAGAACATGAACATGAATCCCCTTACGATATGAGTATTGGAATATGTGAATTTGACATGTTAGGTTGACTTGTCGAAACATGAGGACATGGTTTACGTTTTCTCATCTATCTTCCCGAGACAATGTCCTAATTAGGTTTTCTGATACTTATTAGGATGCTTTCTAAAAAATAGAAGCTCTATGGAAAGGGAGTCATAGTTTTGGAATGTCGGAAGGAATTCTTCAGGTTTTTATGTACTAGCATTTAATGCAAAATCTAATGCTTTTGCATTAAATTTTCAACTCagtttttatataaaaattaaggGTTAATCATAGTTTGTGGAGTTCCCCATCTTATCCTTCTGTCGCTGGATTCTGTAATGCAGGATATGAATCAAACTTTTTTCAAAGGTGGGGTTTTGAGCTGGGGAACAAACTATAATTCACCCAAAATATAATGTGCTTGTGAGTCGAATCTATGAAATTTCTTACATCTGACTTGATAAGGCTGAGTTATAAAGAACATCTCTAGTTATCATTGCTCATTTGCTCTTAAGCATGGCAAGTTCTGTCCATTTCTCTTAAAATTATGTAATCTTCTTTATTTTTGATATCAGATTCAAAGGGACATATAAATACACTTGTTGTGAGTCTGATCATGATTCATTACTTGTATGGTGGCTATAGTTATTTACTTTCTTCAGATGTTCTATGTGCTAGACTATTGTTTTCTCTTTTCCTCATATCTTTCGTATACTTCTACCTTTACTTTTATATACCTCTTCCTTTAAGCAATGCTGCCATAGATTTTGTGCATTACATACCAAGACGGTTATCACCATTGGTGCAGTTTCCGCTATTTTAAAAAGTATTGCTTGTTCATCTCACGCATTTGTAGTGTTTTGATCGAAGGTTTCAGTTCTTTTGCTATTAAGTAAAGTAATATATTGCTCTCAGAAGCCAACTTCTAAAGTATAAAAAAATAGCTTTTTCGCCACACTATCATTCAGTCAATTCTGCTCCACTCCATCCCTCTTTCGTAGCTGTGTATCTTTCCAGTTAGGTAACGGGAAGCCTTCCTCCACTACATGAATccaaatttgattttatccaaGAAAAACCATCTTAACTTATCAGTGTCTTGGTCTCTTCCTTCCATGCATAGAATTTTCTGTTGCAAACATGGATGATCAGTCCATTTCTTTTCAATTGTATTCTTCAGTTTCTCAATCTGGTCCTCCATAGTTATTCGTATGGAAACAGCTTGCTTTTTTTTGGCCTAATGTAAGGCCTTGGTTTCTATTGATCTTCATGCATGATTTGTCTGTGTGCGCCTAGCCCAATGCGTTGCTATCTTCTTATGGTATCTATTCCCGTACCATCCAGAATCTTATGGGCGTACCAGTAAGATCACTATAAAATCTTGTCTTGTGAAATTTTGTGATCTTATTCCTCTATTTGTACCAGAAAAATCTGTGGAATGCCTGGATAGCAATCTCCGATCTGCGTGATACTGTCACCAAAAAAAGCCATAGATTGCAGTTGCTGAGGCAAAAGTTGAGACTAGCTTCTATTCTTAAAGGACAAGTAAGCTTTTTTTTCCCTCTCATTTCTTAATTGATAATAGCAGACATTAGTGCTAATTTTCATATTggcttatttatttaatttctatcTTTAAGCCTAAAATTGTTGGAACATGCTATAGCATTTATCACATGGTTTCTGTGTGCTGACTTATGAACTCCCTTCTTTGGGTTCACACAAATCCAAGAAACGGTATCTGTTTGGGACTCTTAGAGATGAGGCATAACACTGGTGAAGCTGAACTATTTTACAGCAAGAAGTCTACAAACTTTGTCTAAACTTTACACCTACCTATCTGTCATGAATATGTCATGCAACAATTTTCTTCGTCTCCCTCTGCTTGATACGATATTTACCTGAAATTCCATTTTCTGTGGCTCCTGTGCGTTAGAATCTCATCTGCATTTGCATAAATACACCCCAATATCATTCTGTTACCAATGCTGAAGTTTGCTTTGGAATTTCCCAATAGTGATGAAGTTAGTTTGTAAAATTGGGATTGAATCTATGCAATAATTTCTTCTATTTGCTTTTGAGAAAAAGCCACACCGATATTTTTTGGTTTATCATAATTCTTAGTTGTATAAGTTGGTGTAATTAGATATTACTCTGTTTGTGCATGAACATATGTGCAAGGCAAACATCCTAGTTTTGGTGTCTCTAATGTCCATTGATATCTTATCATTGTAGATGACCTTGTTAGAAGATTGGGCTTCATTGGAAAATGACCACTCAGTTTCTCTGCTTGGAGCTATCGAAGCCTTAAAGGCTAGCACTCTCCGTCTTCCAGTCGTTGGAGGAGCTACTGTACGTGCCTCTATTTTCAATTCAGAAACAAATTCTTTCCATAGTTGAAAAAAAGTTGACCATGTTTTCATCTGTGGCAGGCTAACGTTCTAGGCTTGAAGGATGCTATAGGCTCGGCTGTTGATGTTATGCACGGAATGGCATCATCAATATATTCGCTTCTGCCAGTGGTAATCTCAGCTACCCTTTCCCTCTTTACACCATTGACTCGATTTAGCTGCTCATAAGCAAGAAACAGAGAAAAAGAGTAAAGAATCCATGGCTGAAATAGTGATTGGTTTTCAGGTGGAAGAAGTGAACCTTTTAGTGACCGAACTGGCACAAGTGAGTGCCAAAGAGCGAGCTCTACTCGAACAATGCACCGATTTCATTTCCTTGTTAGCAGCCATGCAGGTACTTTCTACTGCTTCCCAATCCCTCCTTACCTACCCTCAAATGTATCTTCTACGACTGTCTACAATGAACGACCGCTCCTACGAATCTGGCAGGATCGAGCCACTAGTTTGAGAACACATGTAATACAACATAACTGTGTACGATCAGCTTAACAAGAGAGGTAGGACTGATTGCAGCCACTCAACAATATATGCTAACACCCATACTGAACCTTCAGACCTTGTGGAGGCAGCAGCGATTATGTGATAAGAAATGTAGCGAACTCAGCCATTTTTTTTTGCAGTGCATCCTGACCTCCAGGTATCCAATTTTACAGAAAAGGGTCTTTTACCCTCTAATTTGCCGTACACACGCCTTTCATTCCCGGTTATTTTTTTCTGGTCTCGACGCTCTACCACATTTTCGGGAAGGAAAGTATGTATAGATGTAATATTCTTGCTCTGTTTCTTGTTAATCTTAGATCTATCTGAATGTGGTATTATACATGAAGCCATGAAGGGAATTGCAGCATCTGAATCTATGAGCTGTTTGTTGAGCATTATTAAACTTCAGTTGCTTGGATTCCAGATTCTCATATCTTTGGGGAAAACTAGGAAATGAGAATCTTGGACATCTTGTTGGGTAGTTTGGTCAATTCATATGTTTTGTGtggggaaaaaaataagaaaaaaaataaaatataggagATAAAAAAGCAAAAAACCTCCAAAATGAAAAATTCACGGAGATCTTATATTCTAAAAGAGGTGTGAATTGAATCCAAAAAACTGAAAATTCAGTCCAATTTACTCCCAAAATTCCATAATCTCTCGATTTTAACACATTTTTCAGTTTACGATTTGGTTTCAAGTGTGCCAAAAG
Proteins encoded in this window:
- the LOC121740791 gene encoding QWRF motif-containing protein 2-like, with the protein product MMVAAVHGDRQSPKTQEEHSRRPPLLPSEKDNSNGVTNNQRKPKSRIVSSRYMSPSSSTSTSNSSSVSSSSSSSRRCPSPLISRNSKPVSNGPSASPKRSVSVDRRRPAAARTVVSDLESKNGNAAEVSAAAKLLVTSTRSLSVSFQGEAFSLPISKTKAPPPSPNVRKGTPERRSLRGGGDQVENSKPSDHNRWPARNRVVNPLSRSLDCRGNGGDRSKVVGSANGIRTLQQLMNDERRPSLDGRLSLDLGDSDLIKAAPDGNSVNNELSLPCDLTASDSDSVSSDSTSGVQEFGVAVNGRNGPRRIAVSARFWQETNSRLRRLQDPGSPLSMSPTSKVMMPPNLKRSSSDGHGLLMSPPARGGIRPASPSKLMTPVGSSPSRGHSPSRIRNAVSTINNNFNETPSVLSFAVDVRRAKVGESRIFDAHLVRLLYNRNLQWRFVNARTEAVMLVQKQSAEKNLWNAWIAISDLRDTVTKKSHRLQLLRQKLRLASILKGQMTLLEDWASLENDHSVSLLGAIEALKASTLRLPVVGGATANVLGLKDAIGSAVDVMHGMASSIYSLLPVVEEVNLLVTELAQVSAKERALLEQCTDFISLLAAMQDRATSLRTHVIQHNCVRSA